A single window of Metallosphaera hakonensis JCM 8857 = DSM 7519 DNA harbors:
- a CDS encoding 4Fe-4S dicluster domain-containing protein, whose protein sequence is MEDLEISNEKLRLGFTFDHNKCIICGACVEACNKAYGGNWRVLPVFELGEAKTALSISCNHCDNPVCLKSCPALAISKDERGIVAIDQDKCIGCSYCQWACPYEALHLSKEGTMTKCHLCKDRLGNGMPYCVESCPTGALTFGWLDKPDGDVNYLAPPTITSPRLKINPPKEEIRASPIKEKKEERALGLISFTLGSEIALAYSLFKMPYFQVVSFLLLAITLLISIGHARVSTRSLRVILNQSTSWLSREVLFGGLGSITFLIDALFNRDFLYYLALIFTVVAVASSIMIYMLKSRPSWYNLDTPVSFIGTAFTVVTPLVYLFSHQPLALILGGAFALLEIFSARRKATMGFKDRRILNIAYIVLLLAGLLIPYLELVAFGLALASEVIHRREFFQKVIYYGVPGV, encoded by the coding sequence ATGGAAGACCTGGAAATTTCCAATGAGAAGCTCAGGTTAGGCTTTACCTTTGACCATAACAAATGTATCATATGCGGAGCTTGCGTGGAAGCGTGCAATAAAGCGTATGGGGGAAATTGGAGAGTCCTACCAGTTTTCGAATTGGGTGAGGCAAAGACCGCGCTCTCCATATCGTGCAACCATTGCGATAACCCAGTGTGCCTGAAGTCCTGTCCGGCGCTGGCCATATCCAAGGATGAGAGAGGTATAGTAGCCATAGATCAGGACAAATGCATTGGCTGCAGTTACTGCCAATGGGCTTGTCCCTACGAGGCTCTGCATCTCTCCAAGGAGGGAACCATGACGAAGTGCCATCTATGTAAGGATAGACTTGGAAACGGAATGCCGTACTGCGTAGAGAGTTGTCCCACGGGAGCGTTAACTTTCGGATGGCTTGATAAGCCTGACGGAGACGTAAACTATCTGGCCCCTCCAACCATAACCTCTCCGAGGCTCAAAATTAACCCTCCCAAAGAGGAAATAAGGGCCTCTCCCATCAAAGAGAAGAAAGAGGAGAGGGCTCTAGGGCTAATTTCCTTTACTTTGGGAAGCGAGATTGCACTGGCTTATTCGTTATTTAAGATGCCTTACTTCCAGGTCGTATCATTTCTCTTGTTGGCGATTACACTTCTCATTTCCATCGGTCACGCTCGAGTGTCAACTAGGTCCCTCAGGGTAATCCTTAACCAGTCCACTTCCTGGCTCAGCCGGGAAGTTTTGTTCGGTGGATTGGGATCAATCACTTTTCTGATTGATGCCCTATTCAACAGAGATTTCCTATATTACCTGGCGCTCATTTTCACAGTGGTAGCTGTTGCCTCGTCAATCATGATTTACATGCTTAAATCTCGGCCGTCCTGGTACAACCTGGATACACCAGTGTCGTTCATTGGAACAGCCTTCACTGTGGTGACCCCCCTTGTCTATCTCTTCTCCCATCAACCCCTTGCCCTAATCCTGGGTGGTGCATTTGCTCTCCTTGAGATCTTCAGTGCCAGGAGGAAGGCGACCATGGGATTCAAGGATAGGAGGATCTTGAATATAGCCTATATTGTTCTACTCTTGGCTGGACTTCTGATACCCTACCTCGAATTGGTAGCTTTCGGCTTAGCTTTAGCATCAGAGGTAATTCACAGACGTGAGTTCTTTCAAAAAGTAATATATTATGGCGTGCCGGGAGTTTAA
- a CDS encoding 2-oxoacid:acceptor oxidoreductase family protein: protein MESSLEIRFHGRGGQGVVTAANLLAEAAGLEGLFSSAFPIYGAERRGAEIESYCRISNSQIRETSPIEEPDVVVILDPTLLKISNPLQGLKRDGKVVINWKGNPPVLSGKLYVVDATGIAISLNLVKSGWPLVNILMLGALVKVIGMPSLDSLKKAIDSEFSGNVADLNKKAVEIAFERTKEVEQIVA, encoded by the coding sequence GTGGAATCATCGCTTGAAATACGCTTCCATGGTAGAGGTGGACAAGGTGTTGTTACGGCGGCCAATCTACTTGCCGAGGCCGCAGGATTAGAGGGACTATTCTCCTCAGCTTTCCCAATTTACGGTGCAGAGAGACGAGGGGCTGAAATAGAGTCGTATTGCAGGATCTCTAACTCCCAGATAAGGGAGACCTCTCCCATTGAGGAGCCAGACGTGGTGGTGATATTGGATCCAACCCTATTGAAGATCTCTAATCCATTACAAGGATTGAAAAGAGATGGAAAGGTTGTCATTAACTGGAAGGGCAACCCTCCGGTTTTGTCTGGAAAACTTTACGTGGTGGACGCCACTGGTATAGCTATTAGCCTTAACTTGGTGAAATCCGGTTGGCCTCTGGTTAACATTCTAATGCTGGGTGCCCTGGTGAAGGTCATTGGTATGCCCTCGCTTGACTCACTGAAAAAAGCCATAGACTCTGAGTTTAGTGGCAACGTGGCCGATCTTAACAAAAAAGCGGTGGAAATTGCGTTCGAGAGAACTAAGGAGGTTGAGCAGATTGTCGCTTGA
- a CDS encoding 4Fe-4S dicluster-binding protein — translation MSRLSLEYQFFPVSYPAEGAGGKTGNWRVVRPVVSDRCIGCNACFMWCPEGTIGVKGKRAQVNYEYCKGCGVCANVCPVKAISMVSET, via the coding sequence TTGAGCAGATTGTCGCTTGAGTATCAGTTCTTCCCGGTTTCCTATCCAGCTGAGGGAGCGGGAGGTAAGACTGGAAACTGGAGGGTAGTTAGACCAGTGGTATCTGATAGATGTATCGGATGCAATGCGTGCTTCATGTGGTGCCCTGAGGGAACAATAGGCGTTAAGGGTAAGAGAGCCCAGGTGAACTACGAATACTGTAAGGGATGCGGAGTTTGCGCAAACGTGTGCCCCGTGAAGGCGATTTCCATGGTGAGTGAAACATGA
- a CDS encoding pyruvate ferredoxin oxidoreductase, giving the protein MMKVISGNEAVALAVKLARVGVVGIYPITPQTTIIEELAEMKARGEISTDVVRVESEHSAMGVTLGAAVSGVRAFTATSSQGLLYMHEMIWWAAGSRAPIVMVVATRAVGAPWNIWNENTDFMSERDSGWIMSFASSPQEALDLTIQAFRISEDPRVFTPMMVGMDGFILSHTKTNVYIPSQEEVDQFIPPRRQPYVIDPETKESMGNIFQPYHYMKLRQSIHDAINESKEVITEVGREYEKLNPLTDYKTLNVSYKLEDADFAVVTMGAWSLDAMEAVDRLRDRGVNVGLYRVRYVRPWAEEEIIQNLGDKKAILVFDRATSLGRAGPLYLEMKATLDNPMKGVIAGLGGVSMGKKDFYEVISRFVEESKEGRLKGVEWYYPREVKEVELGTPRSSI; this is encoded by the coding sequence ATGATGAAAGTGATATCTGGAAATGAGGCTGTAGCCTTGGCCGTGAAATTAGCAAGAGTGGGAGTGGTGGGGATTTACCCGATTACTCCACAGACTACCATAATCGAGGAGTTGGCCGAGATGAAAGCCAGAGGAGAGATCTCCACGGACGTAGTTAGGGTTGAGAGCGAACACTCTGCCATGGGAGTGACGTTAGGTGCCGCCGTGTCAGGCGTTAGGGCTTTCACGGCCACCTCGTCTCAAGGATTGCTATACATGCATGAGATGATTTGGTGGGCTGCTGGAAGCAGGGCCCCAATCGTAATGGTAGTGGCCACTAGGGCAGTCGGAGCCCCATGGAACATCTGGAACGAGAACACTGACTTCATGAGTGAGAGGGACAGTGGATGGATAATGTCCTTCGCGTCTAGCCCGCAAGAGGCCTTAGATCTAACTATTCAGGCCTTTAGAATCTCGGAGGATCCAAGGGTCTTCACCCCAATGATGGTGGGGATGGACGGATTCATTCTATCTCATACCAAAACCAACGTTTACATACCTTCCCAGGAGGAGGTAGATCAATTTATACCTCCCAGGAGGCAACCATACGTTATAGATCCCGAGACCAAGGAGAGCATGGGAAACATATTTCAGCCATATCATTACATGAAGCTAAGGCAGTCTATTCACGACGCCATAAATGAATCTAAGGAAGTGATCACGGAAGTAGGAAGGGAGTATGAAAAGTTGAATCCGTTGACCGACTACAAAACACTGAACGTTTCATATAAACTTGAGGATGCGGACTTTGCAGTTGTGACCATGGGCGCATGGTCTCTCGATGCCATGGAAGCGGTGGATAGGCTAAGGGATAGAGGAGTGAACGTTGGCTTATACAGGGTCAGATACGTTAGACCCTGGGCAGAGGAAGAGATCATACAAAATCTGGGGGACAAGAAAGCTATCCTGGTGTTTGATAGGGCAACGTCCCTTGGAAGGGCTGGCCCACTCTACCTTGAGATGAAGGCTACACTGGATAATCCCATGAAGGGAGTGATAGCCGGCCTAGGTGGAGTCTCTATGGGAAAGAAGGACTTTTACGAGGTGATCTCCAGGTTTGTAGAGGAGAGCAAAGAGGGTCGCCTTAAGGGAGTCGAGTGGTATTATCCAAGGGAGGTGAAGGAGGTTGAGCTTGGGACTCCGAGATCTTCGATCTGA
- the porB gene encoding pyruvate synthase subunit PorB, giving the protein MSLGLRDLRSESLLPGTSACPGCPENMAMRMVGMSLGKDVVMVVVAGCSSVIQGIGPKNAYGYPVLNIAFAAGPAAASGMWRAFKQRNKNVTVVVWAGDGGTADIGFASLSGAAERNEDFIYLCVDNEAYMNSGGQRSGSTPHGAVTSTTPEGKKENKKELLFIMLDHNVPYLATASVGYPHDLIDKLRVAKEIQGFRYVQVLTPDPYGWLFDPSKTAEVGKLAVQTCYWPLIEVIDRKVKISNESLHCLKKETRRPLKDFLSVQGRYKKLSEKDYQELENYVDDLWERIISML; this is encoded by the coding sequence TTGAGCTTGGGACTCCGAGATCTTCGATCTGAATCTCTTCTTCCAGGAACGTCGGCTTGTCCTGGATGTCCAGAGAACATGGCAATGAGAATGGTGGGGATGTCTCTGGGGAAGGACGTCGTAATGGTAGTTGTAGCAGGATGTTCTTCAGTTATCCAAGGGATAGGTCCTAAGAACGCCTACGGATATCCGGTCCTGAACATAGCGTTCGCGGCCGGTCCGGCAGCTGCGTCGGGAATGTGGAGGGCGTTCAAACAGAGAAACAAGAACGTTACAGTAGTGGTATGGGCCGGCGACGGTGGGACAGCAGACATAGGGTTTGCGTCGTTGAGCGGAGCGGCTGAGAGAAACGAGGACTTCATCTACCTTTGCGTTGATAACGAAGCTTACATGAACTCAGGTGGACAAAGGAGTGGTTCCACCCCCCACGGAGCCGTGACCTCCACAACTCCTGAAGGGAAGAAGGAGAACAAGAAGGAACTACTCTTCATCATGCTGGACCACAATGTACCCTATCTGGCCACGGCCTCCGTGGGTTATCCCCACGATCTCATTGACAAGCTTAGGGTGGCTAAGGAGATACAGGGATTCAGATATGTCCAGGTTCTAACTCCAGATCCCTATGGATGGCTCTTTGATCCGTCTAAAACTGCAGAGGTAGGTAAGTTGGCTGTACAAACGTGTTATTGGCCACTAATAGAGGTGATAGATAGGAAGGTCAAGATAAGTAACGAATCCTTGCACTGTCTCAAAAAGGAGACCAGGAGACCTCTAAAGGACTTCCTCTCTGTGCAAGGGAGATACAAGAAGTTGTCGGAAAAGGACTATCAGGAGCTTGAGAATTACGTTGATGACCTTTGGGAAAGAATAATATCCATGTTATGA
- a CDS encoding MFS transporter, which yields MNGEVYKISFSAFFADLGYQAVVASFPIILVFQFHLPIYIYGVVESVSYGVGLVFSFLGGFMADKYGSKRVAIFGNLLITLLSFTGLAQNSLEAIGFFLSGWFMRNFRSPARRTMLVQVTDEKERSKAFATLHSIDFLGGLFAIVYLTLALYFHYSFAEILPFTAIPILISSLLLFLARPRSSQSTSKRSGRVLGAVVIASMLFGISTYSPGFPIITVTQSTSRIYLGTLTYAFFLGSSSGFGMLLSRLKIGDYSGLILGYLVTSVASVGFIPLFHYGEFGLYPLVILLGIGSAFAETFEPSLVSKVSGQNVGTGMGVLSLSRGIGYFIGNSVMGVLYSFSYVYAYGFASLVALGSALTVLTLVRGK from the coding sequence ATGAACGGAGAAGTTTACAAGATTTCATTTTCTGCCTTTTTTGCTGATCTCGGTTACCAAGCCGTTGTTGCCTCGTTTCCCATCATTTTAGTATTTCAATTTCATTTACCAATCTATATTTACGGCGTAGTGGAGAGCGTATCTTATGGCGTAGGGCTCGTCTTCTCTTTCCTTGGAGGCTTCATGGCAGACAAGTACGGAAGCAAGAGGGTAGCCATATTCGGAAACTTGCTGATTACTCTTCTCTCCTTCACAGGACTTGCCCAAAATAGCCTTGAGGCCATAGGCTTCTTCCTCTCTGGTTGGTTCATGAGAAACTTTAGGAGTCCTGCCAGGAGGACCATGCTGGTTCAAGTGACCGATGAGAAGGAGAGATCGAAGGCTTTCGCCACCCTTCACTCCATCGACTTCTTGGGGGGACTATTCGCGATCGTATATCTTACGCTGGCGCTTTACTTTCATTATTCCTTCGCTGAGATTTTGCCCTTTACCGCAATCCCCATCCTGATTAGCTCGCTCCTCCTCTTTCTAGCAAGGCCCCGCTCATCTCAGTCGACGAGCAAGAGGAGTGGAAGGGTTCTAGGGGCAGTTGTTATAGCTTCCATGCTCTTCGGGATTAGCACTTACAGTCCAGGCTTTCCGATCATTACAGTGACTCAATCCACATCTCGAATCTATTTGGGTACTCTGACTTACGCTTTCTTTCTCGGCTCATCCTCTGGATTTGGAATGCTTCTCTCTAGATTGAAGATCGGGGACTACTCTGGTCTGATTCTGGGTTACCTTGTGACTTCTGTGGCGAGTGTCGGTTTCATCCCGCTTTTCCATTATGGTGAGTTCGGACTTTACCCCCTTGTGATACTCTTGGGAATTGGGAGTGCGTTTGCTGAAACCTTTGAACCCAGTCTGGTTTCCAAGGTCTCTGGTCAAAACGTTGGAACGGGAATGGGAGTCCTTTCCCTTTCAAGGGGAATAGGCTATTTCATAGGGAACAGCGTAATGGGAGTCCTATACTCGTTCAGTTACGTTTACGCGTACGGCTTCGCCTCCTTGGTCGCCCTTGGCTCTGCGCTCACGGTCTTAACCTTGGTGAGAGGGAAATGA
- a CDS encoding MFS transporter, whose translation MNERGREVLLLLVWGDLLINYVETMVVPAIPTIQNDFSISSTLASWITSAFIIVGAIVSPIFGKLADTYGRKKMYLVSLGGYLLAVGIAGFSPTIYTLIGARAIQGIGYGIFPVGLAIITDVLPPDEVATAQGLLSGSVGIGTALGLIIGSYIDQDFGWQYAFHTAFILSLVFFLVILVGLKDTGIRTKQSIDYVGTSLLTLGMALILVYITEGPSMGWLSSENLTFLVLGTLLIFAFIPVEMRVKEPLVDMKLMKIRNIMVANLVGIVSSIALMIMYFGIIYYAQLPPPFGLGLDILSAGLTLAPATVVMFIVGPIVGKLTGDIGPKPLLISGSIISILGFSLLIVNRESAEALVEDVIVAGTGMISIIIPLINMIAVTVPERDRGIGLGMNTLLRNLGASIGPVLSTSIMSSYKDPYVLMLGNNILDVSFFPGNQAFNIMFQVAILVILANLGISLFTQNYKSVKQG comes from the coding sequence ATGAATGAGAGGGGAAGGGAAGTTTTACTTCTCCTAGTCTGGGGAGACCTTCTCATAAACTATGTAGAGACCATGGTTGTCCCAGCCATTCCGACCATACAAAATGACTTCTCCATAAGCTCTACCTTAGCTTCATGGATAACCTCGGCTTTCATTATCGTAGGTGCGATTGTTTCACCAATATTTGGTAAACTCGCCGATACTTACGGACGCAAGAAGATGTATCTTGTATCGCTAGGGGGTTATCTGCTTGCCGTAGGTATAGCTGGATTTTCTCCAACAATCTACACGCTCATTGGGGCAAGGGCCATTCAGGGAATAGGCTACGGAATATTTCCCGTTGGTTTAGCTATAATAACCGATGTTTTACCACCTGACGAAGTAGCGACTGCTCAGGGACTTCTTTCAGGTTCCGTGGGAATCGGGACTGCGCTTGGTTTAATTATAGGGTCATATATAGACCAAGACTTTGGATGGCAATACGCGTTTCATACTGCATTTATCTTATCTTTGGTGTTTTTCTTGGTTATCTTAGTGGGCTTGAAGGACACTGGAATAAGGACAAAACAGTCGATTGATTACGTGGGGACCAGCCTACTCACCTTAGGCATGGCACTGATTCTAGTTTATATAACAGAAGGTCCCTCCATGGGTTGGTTGAGCTCCGAGAACTTAACTTTCCTCGTTTTAGGTACACTCCTGATATTTGCCTTTATCCCTGTGGAGATGAGAGTCAAAGAACCTTTAGTAGATATGAAACTAATGAAGATAAGAAACATAATGGTAGCTAACCTAGTGGGAATAGTGAGCAGTATAGCTCTAATGATAATGTATTTTGGCATTATATATTACGCTCAATTACCTCCACCTTTCGGTCTTGGATTGGACATCCTTTCAGCAGGTTTAACTCTTGCCCCAGCTACAGTCGTGATGTTTATTGTTGGACCCATCGTGGGCAAGCTTACAGGAGACATTGGACCTAAACCTCTTCTAATTTCTGGGTCCATTATCTCCATACTCGGATTCTCCTTGCTCATCGTGAACAGGGAATCTGCTGAAGCCTTAGTGGAAGATGTCATAGTAGCGGGAACTGGAATGATATCCATTATTATTCCTCTCATTAATATGATCGCAGTTACAGTGCCGGAGAGAGACAGGGGAATAGGATTGGGAATGAATACCTTACTTAGAAACCTCGGGGCCTCAATAGGCCCAGTTCTCTCTACGTCAATTATGTCGTCTTATAAGGATCCCTATGTCTTGATGTTAGGTAATAACATTCTCGATGTCTCTTTCTTTCCTGGAAACCAGGCTTTCAATATCATGTTCCAAGTGGCTATCTTGGTGATACTGGCTAACCTCGGGATATCGTTGTTTACGCAAAACTACAAATCGGTGAAGCAGGGGTAA
- a CDS encoding S53 family peptidase, with protein MKRLGSIYVVLVVFLFSISSLSLASSGSLSSGGSYYIETSSPQYSILPGSQFVEPLNTSLSIPFAVLLNFTNYSSLNEELLRVINNRGEYLYPNQFRQYYYPSEAYINSLVAYLNQYGITETGDYGLILTFNGTVGEIEQAFHTQINVYYYPFKDIYWFGKVGIENVGPFYYFTNNVTPSLPYSVGKYVLGIVGIDSIDPHVYQALRQAWNIPMINERGPSGRNLISSAIITPNTILQYFNFTKLYNQGMTGSGSKIAIEGVPECYVNTTDIQSFWTLYGINRTGSLNVITLGNDTSGGQSGENELDAEYSGAFAPGSNIYVVFSDGYVGGKALVGNSLNYYYEYYYMANYINPDVVSISVTLPESFLAAYYPAMLYMIHNVMVQFSVQGTSVLAASGDWGFESDHPPPNFHIGVYNTIWYPESDPLVTSVGGIFLNATSNGSIASISGWDYSTGGNSVVFPVQTFELTSLIPFTPVTGRTYPDIAFVSAGGYNIPEFGFGLPLVFEGQIFVWYGTSGAAPMTAGMISLVGHRLGPLNYVLYHISYSGEILTPQGIIEGQPAWIPITSGNNPLPAHYGWNYVTGPGTYNAYAMVYDLELY; from the coding sequence ATGAAAAGACTAGGTTCTATCTATGTAGTATTGGTAGTTTTTTTATTTTCCATATCCAGTTTAAGTTTGGCTAGCAGCGGAAGTCTATCCAGTGGCGGAAGCTATTACATTGAGACATCCTCTCCGCAGTATTCCATTTTACCAGGCTCACAGTTTGTTGAGCCCCTTAACACCAGCCTAAGTATTCCATTTGCAGTTCTTCTAAATTTCACCAACTATTCATCTCTGAACGAGGAGCTTCTGAGAGTTATCAATAACCGGGGTGAATATCTTTATCCCAATCAGTTTAGGCAATATTACTATCCGTCTGAGGCCTATATAAATAGCTTGGTGGCATACTTGAATCAATACGGTATAACAGAGACCGGAGACTACGGTCTGATATTGACCTTCAATGGGACGGTGGGTGAGATAGAGCAAGCGTTCCATACTCAAATTAACGTATATTACTATCCATTTAAGGACATTTACTGGTTTGGAAAAGTAGGAATAGAGAACGTTGGCCCATTCTACTATTTCACCAACAATGTCACACCCTCTCTTCCATATTCTGTTGGAAAGTACGTTCTTGGCATAGTCGGAATAGATAGCATTGATCCTCACGTATATCAGGCTTTAAGGCAGGCTTGGAATATACCCATGATCAACGAGAGGGGACCCAGTGGACGTAACCTTATATCCTCAGCCATAATCACTCCTAACACCATTCTCCAGTACTTTAACTTCACAAAGCTCTACAATCAAGGTATGACTGGGTCTGGATCCAAAATTGCCATTGAGGGAGTTCCAGAGTGCTACGTTAATACTACCGATATTCAGAGCTTTTGGACGTTATACGGAATAAATAGGACGGGTTCACTAAATGTGATTACTTTAGGAAATGATACCTCTGGAGGTCAATCTGGAGAGAACGAATTGGATGCTGAATACTCTGGTGCCTTTGCCCCAGGTTCAAACATATACGTAGTGTTCAGTGACGGATATGTAGGAGGCAAGGCATTGGTAGGAAACTCCCTGAATTACTACTACGAGTATTATTACATGGCCAACTACATTAATCCTGACGTAGTCTCCATTTCTGTAACTTTGCCAGAGAGCTTTTTGGCAGCCTATTATCCAGCTATGCTCTACATGATACATAATGTAATGGTACAGTTTTCAGTTCAAGGCACATCCGTCCTAGCAGCCTCTGGAGACTGGGGATTTGAATCCGATCATCCTCCACCTAACTTCCACATTGGTGTCTACAACACCATATGGTATCCAGAGTCTGATCCTCTAGTAACCTCTGTTGGTGGGATATTTCTCAATGCGACTTCCAATGGTTCCATTGCTTCAATATCAGGATGGGACTACAGTACGGGAGGAAACAGTGTAGTATTTCCCGTTCAGACCTTCGAGCTGACCTCCCTTATTCCCTTTACTCCAGTTACTGGAAGGACATATCCTGATATAGCTTTCGTATCTGCAGGTGGATATAATATTCCTGAATTTGGATTCGGTCTCCCACTAGTATTTGAGGGCCAGATCTTCGTCTGGTATGGGACAAGCGGTGCAGCACCCATGACTGCTGGAATGATATCTCTTGTTGGGCATAGATTGGGTCCATTGAACTACGTTCTTTATCACATTTCGTATTCTGGGGAAATATTGACTCCGCAGGGCATAATCGAAGGACAGCCTGCGTGGATACCAATAACCTCTGGCAACAATCCATTACCTGCGCATTACGGATGGAATTATGTTACTGGACCTGGTACCTACAACGCCTACGCAATGGTCTATGATCTAGAGTTATACTAA
- a CDS encoding DMT family transporter, with the protein MKILKYLVPYIVLGSLQYKFTKDGLGYASPFVFMSLRYLIGGSILLPFAKKIMINKDILILTLLTVTSSALWAIGLTYVDPSESAVLSYTMPLFSIPIAFFVVKEKLRLFEIIGAIVGFAGVAIYGLSLSARLSLLGSLLTIINAVFWASFTVYYRKIKNLDPLVVNSSQLLLGSLIFLVLTPFDFRLVSSLNFLGDLLFSAILGGGVLFYLWNLMLRVEKVGKVTVMAFSVPISSSVIDEVTGEIQLNLESYLGLVVMVAGILLSRKDEFFHRKKIRLENSDQKYKL; encoded by the coding sequence ATGAAGATACTGAAATATCTAGTGCCTTACATTGTATTGGGATCACTTCAATATAAATTCACTAAAGATGGTTTAGGTTATGCATCTCCGTTCGTTTTCATGAGTCTAAGATATCTAATTGGTGGGAGCATATTACTTCCCTTTGCAAAGAAAATAATGATAAATAAGGACATATTAATTTTGACCTTGCTAACTGTAACTAGCTCCGCCCTCTGGGCTATTGGACTCACTTACGTGGATCCATCGGAATCGGCTGTATTAAGTTACACCATGCCACTTTTCTCCATACCTATCGCCTTCTTCGTCGTCAAAGAGAAACTTAGACTCTTTGAAATCATTGGTGCGATAGTAGGGTTCGCTGGAGTAGCCATATATGGATTATCCTTGTCTGCTAGACTTTCGTTGCTGGGCAGTCTGCTTACCATTATTAACGCAGTATTTTGGGCATCTTTCACCGTGTACTATAGGAAAATAAAGAACTTGGATCCACTCGTAGTTAACTCCTCTCAGTTGTTGTTGGGTTCACTGATTTTCCTAGTCTTAACGCCATTTGATTTCAGGTTAGTATCATCGTTGAACTTCCTTGGAGACTTACTCTTCTCCGCAATTCTAGGGGGAGGTGTTCTCTTCTACCTCTGGAACCTAATGCTTAGGGTCGAGAAGGTTGGGAAAGTCACCGTTATGGCCTTTTCCGTACCAATCTCAAGTTCAGTTATTGACGAAGTTACAGGAGAAATTCAACTGAATCTTGAGAGCTATCTCGGTTTAGTCGTAATGGTTGCAGGTATCTTACTTTCTAGAAAAGACGAGTTTTTCCATAGAAAGAAGATTAGGCTTGAAAATTCAGATCAAAAATACAAATTATAG
- a CDS encoding cytochrome c oxidase subunit II, translated as MKAERIAEIATIIFAIAILVFLGALSFQYLGDITHGSYIPSNETAIPIKVIAKQYVWEFIYPNGTVSYDKVVIQAGKPYVFELTSADVIHAFYIVQLGMKMQAIPGYTYDLYVLVNQPGVYNIWCAEFCGPGHYTMKGIMIVTNSTG; from the coding sequence ATGAAAGCTGAAAGAATAGCGGAAATAGCTACCATAATTTTCGCCATAGCCATTTTGGTATTTTTAGGGGCACTTTCTTTTCAATACCTCGGAGATATAACCCACGGTTCATATATTCCATCTAATGAAACCGCAATTCCCATTAAGGTGATTGCGAAACAGTACGTTTGGGAGTTCATCTATCCCAATGGTACTGTATCCTACGATAAGGTAGTGATTCAGGCCGGTAAGCCCTACGTGTTCGAGTTAACGTCAGCGGACGTGATTCACGCATTTTACATTGTGCAGTTGGGTATGAAGATGCAGGCTATCCCCGGATACACTTACGATCTCTATGTCCTTGTAAATCAACCCGGAGTTTATAATATCTGGTGTGCTGAGTTCTGCGGTCCAGGTCATTACACTATGAAAGGAATCATGATAGTTACTAACTCCACAGGGTGA